The DNA sequence CGCTGATCTTAAAAAGGAAATAGGAAACGATGATCTGAGTATGATGATGGATTCTTTCAACAGAAAAATAGGATAGGTTTGATTTTAAATCAACATAAAAGTAAAATGAACAACAGTAAAAAGACACTTTTTGATAAAGTATGGGACGCTCACGTGGTAGAAACCATTCCTGACGGACCTCAGATTATTTATATAGACAAACATCTTATCCATGAGGTAACCAGTCCTCAGGCTTTTGCAGAACTTGAATCCAGAAATCTGGAAATTTTCAGACCGGAACAGATTGTAGCAACAGCTGATCATAATGTGCCCACTCTGAACCAGGAACAGCCTATCAGGGATGAACTTTCAAGAAACCAAGTAGAACAGCTAACGGAAAACTGTAAGAAAAACAATATCGAACTTTTCGGATTGGGACACCAATATCAGGGAATCGTTCATATCATCGCTCCTGAATTAGGAATTACCCAGCCGGGAATGAGTATTGTTTGTGGAGACAGTCATACGTCTACCCATGGCGCATTTGGATCTATTGCTTTTGGAATCGGAACCAGTCAGGTGGCACAGGTATTTGCCAGCCAATGTCTGTTATTGAATAAACCAAAATCAATGAGAATTACAGTCAATGGTACACTGAACGAAAATGTTCAGCCCAAAGATGTGATTCTTTATATCATTTCAAAAATAGGAACTGATGGAGGAACAGGATATTTCTGTGAGTATGCAGGCAATGTATTTGAAGAAATGTCTATGGAAGGAAGAATGACAGTCTGCAATATGAGCATTGAAATGGGTGCCAGAGGCGGAATGATTGCTCCCGATGAAACGACTTTTGAATATGTTCAGGGAAGAAAATTTGCCCCGCAAGGAGAAGAATGGGAAGAGAAAGTAGAGTATTGGAAGACTTTGAAAACAGATGAAGGAGCTGTTTTTGATAAAGAACTCAGTTTTGATGCTTCTGATATCTACCCAATGATTACTTACGGTACCAACCCTGGAATGGGTATTTCAATCCGTGAGGTGATTCCGGCTCCGCAGAACGAATCGGAGGAGAAAGCATTACAATATATGGGATTGGAAGCCGGACAGACCGTTAACAGCATCAAAGTTAATTATGTTTTCATAGGAAGCTGTACCAATGCAAGAATAGAGGATTTCCGTTCTGCAGCTCAGTATATTAAAGGGAAAAGCAAATCCGAAGCTGTAAAAGCTCTGATTGTTCCCGGATCTCAACAGGTAGTTAAACAGATTTATGAGGAAGGTCTGGATAAAATATTCAATGATGCAGGATTTCAGATCCGTCAGCCGGGATGCTCAGCGTGTCTGGCGATGAATGATGATAAAATTCCTGAAGGTGAATATTGTGTTTCCACTTCCAACAGAAACTTTGAAGGCAGACAGGGACAAGGTTCAAGAACGATTCTTGCCAGCCCGCTTACAGCAGCAAAAGCAGCAATAGAAGGCAAAATTTCAGCCCTTGAAAGTTTAAACTAAACAGATTAACAGTACATGCAAAAATTAGTAGTTTTAAAATCCCGTGCAGTTCCATTGCCGGCAGAAAATATAGATACAGACCAGATTATTCCGGCAAGATTCCTGAAAAGTATAGACAGAAAAGGCTTTGGGGAAAACCTGTTCAGAGACTGGAGATTCAATATTCATACAGGAGAACCCAATCCTGATTTTGTTTTAAATAATCCTAAATTCAGTGGTGAAATTTTGGTTGCAGGAAACAATTTCGGTTGTGGAAGTAGCCGTGAACACGCAGCCTGGTCACTGACAGATTATGGATTTAAAGTAATTATTTCCAGTTATTTCGCTGATATTTTCAAAGGAAATGCATTAAATAACGGACTTCTTCCGGTAAAAGTTTCTGAAGAATTTTTAAAAGAAATTTTAGAAGGAATTAATGAAAATCCAGACAATGAGATCGCGATTGATGTTGAATTACAATCCGTAAGCTTTAAAGATACAACGGAGACTTTTGAGATTGATTCCTATAAAAAGATATGTCTGTTGAATGGTTATGATGACATTGATTTTTTAATCAGCAGAAAACAGACGATCACAAATTTTGAACTAAAGACACAAAAAACAAATGAGCAACAATTATTTTAAAATCGCGGTTCTTCCCGGAGACGGGATTGGCCCGGAAATCATCAGTGAAAGCATTAAGATATTAGATGTTATTGCTGAAGCTTTTCAATGCAAATTCCATTTTGACTATGGATTAATCGGGGCAGAAGCTATTTTCAAGACAGGAAATCCTTTGCCTGAAGAAACATTAAAGATCTGTAAAGAATCTGATGCCGTACTTTTCGGAGCCATTGGTGATCCGGTTTTTGATAATAATCCTGAGGCGAAAGTAAGACCGGAACAAGGCTTACTGAAACTCCGCAAAGAACTGGGTTTATTCGCCAATATCCGTCCTTTGAAAACATATCCGTCCCTGATTGACAAGAGTCCGCTTAAAAGAGAAATTATTGATGGGGCTGATATTCAGATTTTCAGAGAGTTGGTAAGCGGAATATATTTTGGCGAAAAATTTACAGATTCCGAAGGAGAGTATGCTTATGATGTCTGCAAATACAGCCGTGAAGATATTATTCCAATTGCGCATATGGCATTTCAGGAAGCTCAGAAAAGAAAGAAAAAGCTTACCCTTATTGATAAAGCCAATGTTCTTGACACTTCAAGATTATGGAGAAAAACATGTCAGGAAATTGCACCGGAATATCCTGATGTACAGCTTGATTATATGTTTGTAGACAATGCCGCCATGCAGCTGATCCTTAATCCTAAACATTTTGATGTTATTTTGACGGAAAATATGTTTGGAGATATTATTTCAGATGAAGCCAGTGTGATTGGTGGTTCCATCGGACTGCTTCCGTCTGCTTCGGTAGGAGAGAAGAATGCTTTATTTGAGCCTATCCATGGATCTTACCCGCAGGCCAAAGGAAAAGGTATTGCAAATCCTGTGGCTTCTATTTTAAGTGTTGCTATGATGCTGGATCATCTTAATTTACATGCTGCTGCTGAGAAATTAAGACAATCTGTAGAACATGCTATTGAGAACAAATATGTTACTATTGATCTTAATACCAAGCAATATTACTCAACAAGTGAAGTGGGAAGCTTTATTGCAGACCATATCAGATATTCCGAAAAATTGTATTATAATTTAGAAAATATAAAGATCGGAAAATCAACCATTGTATAGAAAAACAAAAAGTTCAATTAGATAGTTAGAAAGAAAAGTTCCGCCTCGTATGAGACGGAACTTTTCAATTATAAAGGCCTGATGGCTCTTTTATTTTTTTGTATTATCCGTTTTTCCTGATTTGTTCTTTGAAGATTTCTGAATATCTTCTTTGTCAATATCAGGCGGATTAGACTTTTTCGATGCAGCAGGAATGTTCTGGAAATCCTGATTTTGCTTTTTAGTTTCTGCAGTATTGGCAGATTCCTTCTTTTTGGTGTTTCCTTTTGTATCCATGACTTAAATTTTTAATTTCAAGAATATGGATAATATCATTCAAAGTGTTTGCCAAACGAAAATATTTTATCCTAAAGTCCTAAAATACCAATTTTTCCGGTTTTATCCTCAATAGTATAATTCAGAGCTTTCGCCAAAACAAAAACATTATTCAGGTTTTCCATCAGCTGTTTACGGCCCTCATTTCTCAGCTGATTCTGATCAATTGATTTTTCTGCCGTTTCTTTAGCTTTTGCGGTAACATTCTTAATATCTTTTTCCGAAATTCTGTTAATGAAAGAATCATCTAAAGATTGAATTTCAACACTCGGTGTGATTCTGATTTCAGCGTCAGGAAGCTCTGTAATAACCAGTTTTTTGTTGATGGAATCTACTACGATCTTCATTTTATTAAGATCATAAGAAACCTGAGCATTGGTCTTTGTATATGTAATAATGCTGTTGCTGGAAACTTCTTTCCCGAATACTTCATAGCCCATTTTGGTTTTCTGCATACTGGAAGTGTTCTGTTCCAGCACCACCATCTTATTCATTTTGGAAATCTGATTGGTCAGGATATAATAATCCGACTGTTCAGTTTTAGTTCCAAGGTTCAGACAGGACTTCAGGCCAAAAAACAGAAGCACCATAGCTCCGGCACCGGCTGCAAAGGACAGTATTGTTCTATAATTTCTCAAATCTATTTAAAAATTTCTTTAATAACTGAGGAATCGTTCTTTTTAAGGATTTCAACCAAATCTCTTTCAATATAACCTGTAGTAGGCATTTCTACGATTCTTCCAATCTCTTTTCCATATCTTTTAAGAATAATGGTAGGGACTTTCTGAAGATTATAAAGACTTTCATCCCCGGTAGGAGATTCTTTCTTACGGTTGACGGCAATAATGTTTAATTTATTTTCCGGATAGTTTACGGCTTCCAATATTTTCATCAGTCTTGGAAAATCTCTGTGGCTGTCTTCACACCATGTCCCCATGAAAACAATCATATCATAGGTCCCGATTTTCTCTTTTTTCAATTCACTGACTGCTTTTTGGTCAAGGGCATAGTCATCATGCTCCTTTACATACCAATCTGCATAAGGAGCTTTTAAAAACTGCTCTTTCAGTTGGTTTCCCAAAAGCATTTTGCCGTCTTTCTGAGTTTCAACTTCACGGTTTACCACTACTTTTTGAGCGCTAAGCTGTTGTGCAGCTAAAAATAAGCTTGAAAAGGCAACAATATTGGTAATAAATTTTTTCATAATTATTTCTCGATAATTGATTTTAAATCAGCAGGAGAGTAGTATTTGTTTTTTAATACTTTATGATCGGCCTGTCTGTAAACGTTAAATTTTTCTCCTGACTTTTCATAAAAAGATTCTACTTCCTTCTCTTTGTAGAATTCAACGGTTTCCTTTGCCTGCTCTTCATTATCACACGCCTTCGACATATTGGAACGCTGAACTTCGTTGAATAGCTCTACAAATTTGCTGCCAAGTCCGAATTCCAGCACAGCACCACTCAAAACATACTGAAGATCACATAATGCATCTGCAATTTCTACAATATTATTGTCCGCAATTGCCTGCTTCAGTTCATTTAATTCTTCCTGTAAAAGTTCTACTCTAAGATTGCATCTTTCCGGAGAAGGAATTTGCGGGGTATCTAAAATAGGGGCTTTGAAAGTAGTATGGAATTCTGCTACTTGGTTCAGACTATCAATTTTATCCATGAATTTTTTTATTTCCCACAAAGATAGAAAAGGATTTGTAAAATGTGAAATGTACAGAAGGAAATGTATGAATAAAGAGGTGGGGAGAATTATGATATCAGATTTTGTTCTTATTTTTTTTTGTATTTACATAACCACAGATGACACAGATTTTCACGGATGTTTGTGTTTAAGCAGAATGATATATTTAATTATGTTTTGAAAATTAAAATCCTTTTATAAATCTAGGGGTTATCTGTGGACAAAATTGAATCTATAAAAATTAAAAACCACAATTTAAAATTGTGGTTTGTTTTGAAGTATTTTAATTCTATTCAATTATTTTAATTCTTCATATTTCCAGATGCCTGAAATACTTAATATTGTCAATCCCGGCTGTTTTTCACCATAGCTAAATACACCAATGTATTTTGAATGACATGATGTGCAGTCAGTACCAAAGTATAAAGTTGGCTGATCATTGACTGTCAGTTCTCCGAAATGAAGCATTCTTTGGGAAGTTTCATTAACAATTCCATGTTTTAACAATTCACTTTTGGATACTATTTTATCTTCATTGTACAACTGAAAGATGGGAAATCCTGATTCATAAGGCTTTATCTCAATGGTATTTTCATGACCACAATTACAGCAGGTAAAAGTAGTAATGGCTGAGGGAATAGCTTCATCATTAATGAAAGTGCTTTTTGTAACAGAAGCTTTTTTAGTAATACTTATTTTATTTGAAATTGAATGCATCAGAATAATTTTATGGCTGAATAACTGTGCCTACTAAGTTAGGATATTTTCCGCTTGGACTTTTCTTAATGGTCACTTTTATATAACCTTCTTCTGCCAGCTTATTCCATGTTTTCTGATAACCTGTATTGATGTCAATCGGAATTTTCCACATGGTTTGCTTTCCTTTACCCGCCTGGCTGAACCATGGAATGATATCTGCTGTCTGAGTTTTAAACTGCATTGAATTATTCAGAACATCAATCTCATAATAGAAATCGTATTTGTCTTCAGGTTGGTTTAATGCTCTTTGGGTAAACGTATAGGTATATCCGTTGATGATAGGACTTGTAAAACTTCCTCCCAAAGTAGGAACACCTGTACCGTTGTAACTGCCTACAGCTCCGCTGTATCTGTCAAATTTCTGCCCAACCTGTAAAGCAACATCATCAACAATATTGTAGCCTCCGTTGGCAGGCGGCCATCCGCCATTTAAATTATTAGCCTTAAAAAGTGATTCCAGCTCGCTCCATTTTCCTCGTTTGTAAAGATCGTATGCCTGATTTCTGATGGATTGACTTACGCTGTTGTTCGTATCATAAGTTACTGCCAGTTCATCTGCATTTTTGTAGAATACCGTGGTGACATCGGGATTGATGTCTATTACATCATCATTGTCTGAGCTACAGGCAACCGAGAACGAAGTAATGGCTAAAAAAAAGAGGTACTTAAATAAATGTTTCATATAAAAAATTTTAAATTGTTTAAAATTATAGAGGTATTAGAAGGGATACCTTTTGAAACATTATTTTCTTTATAAAGATCTTAAGTGAAATATTTATATGAATATTATTAATGATTAGTCTGTAACAGGTGTTTCAGAACTTAAATTTGCTTTAATAATACCCTTTTCAGACAGTAAATTATCGAAATATCAATTCACGCCAAAATAAATTCAAAAGAAGCAATTGCATCAGGTGTCTGAAAAACGGCCTGGAACTCCCTTAAATACAATCTGGGTAAACGGTACAATAAAATATTGTTATGCGATAAATTTAAATTAAAAAACTTTAATATTAGTTATTTTGTTTTAAATAAAATGTTTTTATGAAATTAATTACAATAATAAATGTATTTAATATAATATTTTACATTTAAAAAAATAAAACTGCCCTGTAAAGGGCAGTTTTTTCACATCGTTTAATTTTAAAAGTTATTAATTTTTAATAAATCTTTTAGATGATTCTCCAATTTGGATCATATAAGCCCCTTTGATAAGGTTGCTTACGTTCACAGAGCCTCTCTGAAGTTTTCCTGAATCAATTAGTTTTCCACCCATATCGAAGATTTTATAGTCTTCTGAAGTTGTGTTGGAAATATAAAGGATATCTCTTACAGGGTTTGGATAAAGCTTAATATCTGTGATCAGATCTTTCGTATTCTGAATATCTCCTTTTCCTGAAGAAACGATATTAAGGGTGTAATCTTCAACCTGGCCATAAGTGAAAGCTTCACATGATGAAGTAGGGATTGAACTGTATTTCATCATTACTCTCATTCTTGTTGACCCAACAGTTGAAGTAGCCGGAATGGTGATAGAACCTGTAACCGGGCTTGTTGTAGATCCGGCTTTTGTCCATGCTAATTCTCCACTATCTGTAAAGTCTCCATCACCGTTGTAGTCAATATAAACAGCGTATGCTTCGCTATATTTTGTTGATGTCCAAACCGGAGTTATAGAGAGTGTATAAGCGCTTCCTCTGGTTACATTGGTAGAAACTGAAGTGAAGTTTTCATAACCTGCAGTTCCAGTAGAAGTATTATTAATAGATCCGAACGTTACATTTCCAATTCTTTCATCAGCGGTGTTGGATGCCGAAGAAGAGCAATATGAAACGCTTCCTCCTGCAAGAGTGGTAACACTTACTGTATTGCTGGAAACAGAAGCATTTCCTGCTGCATCTTTTGCTTTAACAGAGAAAGAATACGTTGTTGATGGAGTAAGTCCTGTTACAGTATAGGTAGTAGAAGCCGTAGAACCAATTAATGAAGCCCCCTGATATACATCATATCCTGTAACACCTACATTATCAGTAGCACCTGACCAAGAAAGGTTGGTTGTTGTAGCAGTAGTTCCTGAAGCAGCAAGAGTAGGAGCTGTAGGAGCAACGGTATCAGGAGTTCCGGAACCTGCATTTACAGAAATGTTAGCATTGTTAACATCAAAGAAAATGTGGTTTGATCCTTTTACCATAATTCTTCCTGTCGATGTATTGGCATTAGGAATGGTCACTGCCTGTGAACCGTCATTTGGAGTTCCGGCTAATAGAGTAGTCCATGTATTTCCGCTGTCTGTAGACCAAAGAATGTCAACATTGGCTGTATTTACTCCGTTTGCAGTAGTTCCTGCTACATCCCATGTAATGGTTTGAGAGCTTCCTCCTGCATAGGTAGTTGCTGAGTTTTGTGAAGTTACCAGGAATGGACCTGCTGTTGAGTTAACTGTAATTACAGCGTCATCGGAATTGTTTCCTGAACCTCCAGCCTTGTTATCACGAACCGTGAATCTGAAATTCAATGTTCTTGCTACTGAAGAAAGAGCTTCTACAGTGATTTCGGAACCTGCCGTAGTGGTTGCACCTGCTAATACAGAAGCCATTCTTGGGAAGTATCTTGCAGGAGAGGTTGTTGGAACCCATGATCTGAAGTTCGGTCCTGAAGCTTTTGTTGCACTGGCTGCTGAACTTGCTCCTGTTTGAGAAGAAGAAGCATTGTCCATTTGTTCCCAGATATACGTTAAAGAATCTCCGTCGGCATCCGTTCCTGTACCTGTAAGTACAAATGGAGTTCCTTTTGGAATTGTATAGTCTAAGCCTGCATTTGCTGTCGGAATTGAATTTCCTGTATTTGTATTGACAGAACAAGTTTTAGCTTTGATATTATTGGTGATCTGCTGAATGCTTATTGCATGGAAAAATGCATCAGAATGCGGCTGAATATCCTGGCTGGTAATTCCTGCGTACCCCATAATGGTTGATCCTGATCCCGGTTCCATATTGGCACCTGTTCCTTCATTATTCATAGAGAATGTGTGATTTCCACCGAACTGATGTCCCATTTCGTGAGCCACGTAGTCGATATCAAAATTATCTCCTGAAGGAATAGCATCTGCCGGGGAAGTATATCCGCTTCCTTTTGATCCGTTTGTACAGATACAGCCGATACAACCTGCATTTCCTCCACCTCCTGAAGCTCCGAACAAGTGTCCGATATCATAGTTGGCTTCACCAATTACAGATGTTAAAGTACTTTGTAACTGTGAATTCCAGCTGCTCATTCCTGAAGCGGCGGAATAAGGGTCTGTGGAAGCATTGGTGTAGATTACAGCGTCATTGTTGGCGATCAAAACCATTCTTGCTGCGAAGTCTTTTTCAAAAACACCGTTTACACGGGTCATTGTGGTATTCATTGCAGCTAAAGCCTGAGCTTTTGTACCCCCGAAATAAGTAGTGTATTCTCCGGTACAGGATAGGGCCAGTCTGAATGTTCTCAGTTTGGCATCATCTGCATTAGGTCTTGCCGCAAGAGCAGAATTGGAAACTCCTTTCTGTGCAGCATCTACAACAGTACATTCAAACTTGTTAAGATCATCTTTTTTGTCAGACTTTCTGTATACTACATACGTGGAAAGATCTTTGGTGTAAGGCTCAATGAAAACGGCAGATTTATCACCGTAGATTTCCATTGATGACAGTCCAAGCGGAGAAACGCTGAAATAGACTGTAGAATTAGGATCATCCAGACCTTGTCCTACGTAGGATTTGATATCCGGATATTTTGCTGCCAGTTCAGGGGCAAAATTGGAATTCTCCCTCACTTTAAAATTTTCCATTCTGCCTTCAGAATTTGGAAAAGAAATGATGAGTTCTGATTTTTCGCCTGCAGCCAGTCTTTTGGGAGCTTTTGATAAAGCATTTTTCAATCCGTCGATGTTTAGGTTGTAAACTTTAGGATTGCTGATACCGGTTTTGTTTTCAAAAACCTCTGATGAAGTTTTTCTGGAACCTTCAGACCAAAGACGGTCAGTCTGTGCGAAAGAAATACCCGAGATAAGGAGCATTCCAATCAGCGTTAATTGTTTTTTCATATTAAATACTAAATTTGATTGTGGAATATCAAAGCTAATGAAAAATATATTATGAAAAACAGAATTTTTTAAGAAAAATTTGGAATATTGCCTTAAAATATTATGCAATACATTGAATGTAATTGAAAAAGCTTATTAATAAAAGAAAAGTGAAATTGATGAAATGAATTTTAATTGTAAAAAAAATGAAATAGGTGTATTTTTTTATTAATTCATTAAAATGAGACAATAAAATTTATTAATTATTTAATTATGTATGGATATTAATAGTGAATTGAATTTATAAATGTTATACATTTTGTTCACAAAAAAGCTGTTTCATTTTTTGAAACAGCTTATTATATTTATATGATCCTCAATACATTTTATCATCACTAGTAGGGGCATAAAGTCCATGAACTTTATTCCTCGGCTGACCATTCGTATTGGGATTAAAAGATTTATTTTGTAATATCTCTTCCGATAACTAGTCTCTGGATCTCAGAAGTACCTTCACCGATTGTACAAAGCTTAGAGTCTCTGTAGAACTTTTCAGCCGGGAAATCCTTTGTATAACCGTATCCTCCGAAGATCTGAACAGCATTGTTAGAAATTCTCACACAAGCTTCAGAAGCATACAGTTTTGCCATAGCTCCTTCTTTTGTCATTTTTTGTTTTGCATTTTTCAAGGTAGAAGCTCTTTGAATAAGAAGTTCAGCAGCATCAATTTCTGTTGCCATATCTGCTAACATAAAGTTGATCGCCTGGAAATCTGCAATAGGCTTTCCGAACTGATGTCTCTCTTTTGCATATTTCAAAGCAGCTTTGTAAGCTCCTCTTGCAGTACCTAAGCTTAGAGCAGCGATAGAAATTCTACCACCATCCAATACTTTCATAGCCTGCTTGAAGCCTTCACCTACTTCACCTAAACGGTGAGAATCCGGTACGCGTACATTATCAAAGATCAGTTCTGCGGTTTCAGAAGCACGCATTCCTAATTTATTTTCTTTTTTCCCGGAAGTAAACCCAGGCATTCCTTTTTCTAAAACAAAAGCTGTAGAGTTGTTCTTAGCACCTATTTCTCCTGTTCTTGTCATTACTACGGCAATATCTCCTGAAATAGCATGAGTGATAAAGTTTTTAGCTCCGTTGATAACCCATTCGTCACCATCTTTTACAGCGGTAGTAGACATTCCTCCTGAATCTGAGCCTGTATTGTGTTCTGTAAGTCCCCAAGCTCCGATTACTTTTCCGGAAGCCAGCTGAGGAAGCCATTTGTGTCTCTGCTCTTCATTTCCAAATTCATAGATATGGTTGGTGCAAAGAGAGTTGTGTGCTGCTACAGAAAGACCGATAGATGGGTCAACCTGAGAAATTTCATCCAGAATAGTCACATACTCATGATAACCTAAACCAGAACCTCCATATTGTTCAGGAACAACAATTCCCATAAAACCCATCTCACCTAACTGGTGGAATAAGTCTTTTGGAAAAGTCTGGCTTTCATCCCACTCCATAATGTTCGGTCTGATGTTCTTTTCTGCAAATTCTCTAGCCGTCTCCGCTATCATTTTGATGTTGTCAATAGTCTCTGTATTCATATAATAATAGTTAGTGCCCAAAGATAACCAAATTGATGGAATGCTAAAATAAATTATTTCATTCGTAATATTTAAGCAGTAATGCGTTTAATTTTCAATTTTTTATATTTTCATAATTAATGTTTTCTTAATAAAATATTCAACCTTTTCCGTTTTTTATTTCACTATTTTAGTTCCCCAATTTTTAAGGCATGAAAAAAATTTTACTTCCTATCATTTTAATTTCATCATATATTTCTGCTCAGGCACCTGCCGGATATTATGACGGAACAGCTGGATTGACGGGGTACGCCCTGAAGTCGAAGCTGCACGATATTATTTCGTATAAAATGATCAACTGGCATTATGATGATCTGAAGATACTTTATAATCAGACTGATCTCGATAAATATTATGATCATGATGCTTCTAATACACAGTACATGCTGGATATTTATTCGGAAATACCTGCGGGACCTGATGCTTATGAATACAAATCAGATCAGTTAATAGCTGGTGCGTCCGGAGAAGGATTGGGTTATAACAGAGAGCATATGATGCCTCAAAGTACATTCAGTACAAGCTCTTCTGTCAGTGATTACCCTATGTATTCGGATCTGAACTTCATTATTCCTGTTGATGCCTATATCAATCAGCGAAGGAATAATTATCCTTATGGAATAGGAAATAGTACCAATCATTATATTTTCAGCAATACTTCGAGGATGTCCAATGCTGCAATTCCGAATTATCCTTATACCGGAAGAGTTTACGAACCTATTAACGAATTTAAAGGAGATATTGCAAGAACCTTATTATATTTTGCCGTAAGATATGAAGGTAAACTGGGGTCGTTTAATACAGCTTATACTACATCAGCCAACTTAACACCGGCTACAGATCAGTGCCCGCTTGACGGAACCGAAGAAAGAGCTGTTGATCTT is a window from the Chryseobacterium indologenes genome containing:
- a CDS encoding acyl-CoA dehydrogenase family protein, with product MNTETIDNIKMIAETAREFAEKNIRPNIMEWDESQTFPKDLFHQLGEMGFMGIVVPEQYGGSGLGYHEYVTILDEISQVDPSIGLSVAAHNSLCTNHIYEFGNEEQRHKWLPQLASGKVIGAWGLTEHNTGSDSGGMSTTAVKDGDEWVINGAKNFITHAISGDIAVVMTRTGEIGAKNNSTAFVLEKGMPGFTSGKKENKLGMRASETAELIFDNVRVPDSHRLGEVGEGFKQAMKVLDGGRISIAALSLGTARGAYKAALKYAKERHQFGKPIADFQAINFMLADMATEIDAAELLIQRASTLKNAKQKMTKEGAMAKLYASEACVRISNNAVQIFGGYGYTKDFPAEKFYRDSKLCTIGEGTSEIQRLVIGRDITK